The DNA sequence GTGGAGTGGAGCCCCAGAttgagggagattatcagtgatcttgtatgtcttccattttctaataattgctcccacagttgatttcttcacaccaagctgcttacctattgcagattcagtcttcccagcctggtgcaggtctacaattttgtttctggtgtcctttgacagctctttggtcttggccatggtggagtttggagttggactgtttgaggttgtggacaggtgtcttttatactgataacgaattcaaacagatgccattaatacaggtaacgagtggaggacagaggagcctcttaaagaagaagttacaggtctgtgagccagaaatcttgcttgtttgtaggtgaccaaatacttattttaccaaggaatttaccaattaattctttaaaaatcctacaatgtgattttctggatttttttctctctcgtagttgaggtatacctatgatgaaaattacaggcctctctcatctttttaagtgggagaacttgcacaattggtggctgactaaatactttttttccccactgtatgtaggctatgtgtgtgtgtgtgtgtgtgtgtgtgtgtgtgtgtgtcctgttttttcatcatcatcttcagctgggatgttcccgtgacagGAGATAGACaccagcataaaaaaaaataaataaaaaataataaatatatatatatatatacacacacacattttacactcgcggtgatcaccggtgatcagttctacgcagattttgctcatctcaaacataGTCGAGCACTatgaaaaaaaactacaaaaaaaaaaaaacctttacgAAAAACTTGACAAATTAACTTAAACAAACTAacctaaataaaatgtgcagtgtttttattttatctatttagTATAAGTATTTATATTAACGATTTCTAGAATTTGTACAAACTacgtatttttaaattgtaattagcaattcatttaatttttttaatttgttatttgccagcattaataaaaaaagtttattaaggGTCGAGATCAAGTTATCTGCAACTCCTGCGCTCACTGAAATTAATGGACGACTCAGATGAActgtatagcatgtgtgtaagagtcaaatacaattataaagaaTCTATTTTATCACTAATAAATCTTCCAACGAGTAATACTGGCTGTGTTTATTGCATTAAATCCCGAGGAACAGGACTGAAAACCACTGGCTTTCAACGATGAATATGAGATTGGTTCATGAGAAGCAGACAGTTTACGCTTTAAGAATGCGTACACAGCTGAAAGCGGTTAACTATTGTGttgcatgaaatgaaaaacaattgATGACTGCACGTTTTGATGTTTGGTTGATGAATCAACCAACATGTAGGCTATGACTATTGAATAATCaatgttaattaattttataccCCTAAACGtaaaattctctctctcttttttatttgttgctaattcttgtttttcttttcttaaattttttttttaatgaatttgatTTTCTATGATTTTAGCAGCTGTTTTGAGTGTGATTTCAGCAGTTAGCCTAAGTCAGGGGTCGGCAACCCGCGGCTCTTTCATCCCTCTGTGGTGGCTCCCTGTAGCGTGGTGTACAATACGCGGAGGAGGTGTCCCCCCGACTTTTAATACAACCTAAACTCTTCCCCTGTACTTTTTCTCGGTCAAGTGTGTTAAAGTCGAAGTTTTCAAAGGCCAATgtgaataaatctagatttaaattaaaagagaaaagataGTCAGGTCGTTTTGGATACGTTTTATTCGTATCCAAAACGATGTGAACACGGAGCGCTGAACACTCTTATGCGCTGAATGTTTAATTCATACTCTAAGCTAGAGGGCGCTCTCACGCAGAAAATCCAAAACAGACTCGTATGAGaagtaataataacttttgACAGCCATCATATATACAGCTATAGCTGTAGCTAAGCTGAATAACAAGCATACAACTTAACTGAGTAATCGTGAAGAGAAtatggtttgtgtgtttttcaagtctTATCCAGGTAATAAATATGAATGATACATTGGTaattgacagcattaattacagtacagaagctgtaaaatatattttctgcctTGTTCTgtgataaaaatagaaaaagtgtttgtagtgtgtgtatatatatatatatataggcctactgatTGTACAATCATAaccataaaattgtcattagtacaatatttatcaaaaatattatagaaGACAAATTATTGGTTATTGTCCAGCAGTGTATTTTATTTCCTAGGCAATTAAAAGTAAGagataatatattttttgtcaattaggctatacatacataaataaatttaacaataataataataataataataattattattattattattattactacatttgacatttctgtccccctcacttctgaaatgattgCTACTCCCCTGCCCTGTAACAACTGAATATAAAACTTTAGCTATATGCCGTGTTATCTTTATCTGGGCATCAAATATTTTGTGGCTCCACGTGAATTTTATTCGGTGGGAAAGGGGCCAAAATGGCTCTTTTGACATTGAAGGTTGCAGACCCCTGGCCTAAGTAGATCCATTTGATTTCCCATTTAAGCAGCAGTTTTCTAcgtatttatttgaacatttaagcATTAgatttgtaattgtaattttattagaaAGACACTTAGCCTATATAAGTTTGCAGTTTTATAAGGACAGATTATAGACTATCAATTTAAAATGTGACATCAAAGCGACTGGAACTAGACATAACAATTCTGCATGTTCTGCAATAAGAGCCTAAATTTAATGCCAAATACTTCAACATTCACAGGTGTCAAGATAGTGTTTGGGACTTGGTCGGACCTTTGTAGTTcaggtaaaataaaaacattgcttTGATATCATACAGGTTCAAAGTAATTTACCAATAATAAATGGTCATTTACACTTCGCTGGCTCAGTATTTTCTACCATTGCCGCACAGACATCGGAGAAGCAAGCTAACCATGGCCAGCCCTGTAAAAGCGCAGAAAGTGGAGGATTGCGCCGTAGAAGGATACCTACATAGCGTGTCTCCAGCAAGAAACTCTAAAAAGAACAACAAGTACTTCACTGCTGTGATACAGAGGGGAAGACACGAATATCATCAAGTTGTAAGTTTTTCGCTGGACAAACTAACCGCGTTTTCGCAAGCTTCTAAGAACGGGACAGCAGTGAAGCTGAAGAACTTACGCCGCAGTCTCAGTAAGTGTCACAGCCTACAAAACTACAGAGTCAAAAAAAAATACGGCACACTGTAGGCTACTGTATTAATTTTAAGGAATTTTTCGTATCTATTTTATAGTTGTTGCGTAGACTTCAAGTGAAGTTTAGACTTCACggaaatgtctgtaaaagtAATGCACAGTAAAAATGTTGGTGCCTTTCAATTTGGATGTTTAAGtcatattaaatttaattatgaaCTAACCTAGATATTTCTTTCGTCCTGCAGGCTTCTCTGATCCCGATGGATTCGATGTAATCTGCTCTAAAACGACAACCCTTGATGTTGTGACTGTACCGTTCTCCTGCATCGCACCTTCAGGCAGCGCAAGGACGGATGTAGCTGCCATGAAAGCGCTGGGACCGAGACAAAATGTGAGTATGCTATATCATATCTTCtattcgaaaaaaaaaaaattggcaaagAGGCCTACGTTATTAGATCTACTCAGCAGctaaattagaattttttttttaatgcttacaGGTAGACGAGCTGGAAGGTAAGGTCCTGCCCCGTGCTGCTGTCAGGGGGGTACCGATGATCCCGACAACGGCGCTTCTTCCACGACTTTGCACGGTTTGGTCTCCGGGGTTCAAATCAGAGCCAGGCATCTCATTGTGTTCAAAACGACATTTCTGCCAACTCCATTACCCACAGATGTGATGTCTGCAATCTGCTGCAGCGGTCATCGGTCTACAGCTCAACCTACGGAGGAACAATCGTTCTCACAGTTGACCAGAGAGATCATTCACTGATTGTGACCAATTCCTGCCTAACCGCTTACTTGGCCAGATATCCTGTCGTCTATTCACCAAACGACGTGGAAACCATTGGGGAACATTTCCTTAATAGGCCAAAGTTGgaaatgtgcattaataataattccttgATCACTACGATAATTCAGCCACCTTCACAAAATCGTGGGGACCAAGGATTGGTTGCTGCTAACGATGGCAACACAGCGACGGATGGTGAAGCTGGGCAAGTTATCGAAGCTGCCGAAGCTGGGGAAACTGCTGCCCTTAATCAGGACGTTTAGCGAGGCAGTTTGGTTGATGAACCGGCAACTTAAGTTGAGTAGgtaatatgttaaaaaaaatagtatgttTCTAGCTCAAATTGTTATGGCATAGTGCATTATATACTGTTACCTTAACTCTGTTCTCCGTTTTGTATTATTCTGCATGTGTACGCACTGAGTTGTTGTTGAAATGCTAGCGTACTGATACGTTAATGGTTTTCACAGAATTTTTGATCTCTTTTTGTGAATTGCTAATTTGCCAATTAGCTTAAGTTGCTgatttgcatattaatattgttatattgtAGTGTGTGTTCTTTTGTAATTTAGCTAAGTGTGTTTTtcgatatttttatttatttatttttcttctttagcTATTCTGCATTCCATTTGTTTAACGGCAACCTATTAGCCAAGTGATTAACTGTGTTTATTGGTACTAGTCATTCGATTTATtaaaaagctgtgtgtgtgaactTATCGAAGTTTGTAATAAATGAGGTTTCATCTAACGTTGTTTCTTTATTGTTCTCTAGACTTATAggttttcagtttaatttgacAGAGGTTATGTTTatgaattttataaaaaaatattcacgGTAACTTAATAGGTAgacaatttaaatacaaaattagttAAAGGGCCGCAGAAACTTAATATTATGCCAATGATTTCgttaaatgtggtatttttgCTATGTAAAGTATGGTACAGCAATTAAAGTAGAcctaattgaaaatataaattgaaaataaactTGGTATAATAAAGTTTTGTATTTTTCCGATTGAAATCAAGGTTGGCTACATGGCTAAATGTAGTAGCATGAGGGTGTAAGGCCTATTGGGTTTATGTGTTTACAGATAtccattttacttattttatttgtttcatgaATTTATGAAAACAGAGCGGAGGTTAAAATATTGAACTGGGTCTTACATACGCTGAACACCTTGCACGCTTTCAGACATGGCTTCACTTGTCACCATCTGAACTGCACTCTGCAAGCTTTAGCGTAACGGTGCaagtttttttaatagaaaatagCTTTAATGAATCCACAACCTATCTGCTAattttcaacatgttttacactaaacGGTATTTTTGGATTGAATAATTTTGGGAATTTAGACCGAAAGAATGGCGTTTTATAAAAGAAGTCACTGACTTTCTGCGATAGGTGGAATTCAGCTTACGGCAGTTCAATGACGTCAAGGCTGTGATTGGTTATTAATGCACATGTGTGATCGAAGTTGGTCGTACCTTTCGCAACACGCCATAAAACCAGAAGATGAAGTTGTCATCTTGTTGCCGTCGCCGCCACGCGGTCACATGGTTACGTGGTTCATCAATATTTGCAAACTAACCAGCGCCGTCAATACATTTGAATGGGTTTGAATGGGATAGACGACAGCTTCACTGTACATGTATTTGCAGCAACTGATGACATCTACAGCgtcattttattctggagtgtTATGGGAGAGGCAATGTTCTATATTTtagttcaattttttttaaggacaTTTTTGGTACTAAATACTatttgtgcaataatcatgGTCCATTAATGACCacctattttttttctaatatttccATTACCTATATTACAATTATTGTAGTATTTAAGGTTAAAACAGAGAAAAGGGTTTTAAATTCCAATGCAGAGGCAAATTGTGgttgggggggggggaaatcattttcatttgtaatgCCATGATTTACCCACTAGGTACCTGTATGGCTCTTTAATAAATCTACTAGTgtagatttaataataattttaatgtatcTACTAGTTTCTCAAAAAAAGTATTGCAGGTCATAACTGCTtacttatttttaagttttgcaTTTGGAAAAATATTTAGACATGATTAAACACTAGGTTTTTTATatgtgaaatttaaaaagttaataaattgAATCCTTTTTCAATTTTTAATGATACTCGTATAAGTTCACACAAGTGGATATTAATGAATCCCATACTGAATTTAACCcaagaaatgtttaaaatggtGCTAAAAAGGCATTGAACTGCATTcaacaaaagatttttatcCCCATATATGTAGTTATATACATATGAATTGACatttaatcaaaatcaaacCCCTAGTAAATTAGTTAAGGATCAAGTGAAACATTCAATGATAATTctaaaaatatgcataaactTATTATAGAAAATGCCAACTTTGCTGATAAagattttaacttatttttgagGAATTGTTTATTCTACTTTTTTCGTTTAAATTAGAttacaatatacatttttagccAAGTATTCACACAATGCACCTCATGAGTTTGCACTCCATTTAAATGTGATGAAATGAATTATTGTTTGTCTGaaataaactgaacaaaaacaatgctaatctttgttcttttgtttactgtttttatatcAGAATGTTAATCTCAAAGTTCTAAGAGGTAATATCAGTTCCAGTTCAGATCCAACCTCACTTGTGAAGAGTTCAGGAGAAACCAACATTCATAAAGACTTGAGATGACACAACTATTGTATAGATGGATATACAAAGCTGCCATATATTATCCTTATATTGTAATCATTGCTCTAAAAGGTAAGTTGAGTTCATGACGacatttttgtaactttttttatgCTACTGCTAAATTATTGAAGTTAAACTTTTTACCATGTTTACTAAAGAGTATTTTGGGACTCATTATGTATTTATCTATCCAATGTAAATGACTGTTTCGTAGACACATGTGGATGTGACTGTCTGGCCAGCAGATCTGTCTCCTACTGAAAATGAATGGCCCATCATGAAAAAGGAGATTCACAAAAACGACTATGGACTGATGAGCAGCTGAAGTCTTGTATCAAGTGTGACAGGCCAAAAACGTTGCtttcaaaacttaaaaaatcAGTATCCTTAATTCCCAGATGAttaaaatgtgcaattaaaAGGAAAGGTGATTTGAGGTAAACATGCCTCCGTCCCACCTTTTTTGGAGTATGTTGtagccatcaaaatcaaaatttgtttatatttacaaaataaaaataagttggCCAGTAAAAAattcttgttttttctttgtactttaatcaattaaataaaggttaaagaTAATGAACTCCTTAAGGCTTCCTTTTactgtgaaactcttcccgcactgatcacatgagtacagtttctctccagtgtggattttcATGTGTGCCTTAAGGTTTGCTGACTGTGTGAAACTCctcccacactgatcacaagtgaaaggtttctctccagtatgaactctcataTGCCCCTTAAGGTTTCCTTTTAGtgagaaactcttcccgcactgatcacatgtgtactgtttctctctagtgtggatcctagtgtgtgttttcagatttgctgactgactgaatctcttgtcacagtgtgaacacttgtagggtttttctccagtgtgaatcctctggtGCTGTTttaaacagtttgctgaagtaaaagtcttttcacactcaaagcacatgtactctctcacaccagtatgtgttttctgatgtactTCCAAATATTGTAGacatgaaaaactctttccacacaaataacacgaatgtggcttctcctttgtatgaactctcaggtgtttcttcaggtatgaagcccacaaaaatgttttgtcacattgatcacatgtgtacagCTTTTctctagtgtggatgttcatgtgatcCTTAAGGTTTCCTTTGattgtgaaactcttcccacactgatcacatgtgaacggtttctctccagtgtggatcctctcatgtctTTTCAAGTCTCCTGAATGACTGAATCTCTTGCTACATTGTGAACACTTGTATggtttctctccggtgtggatgttcatgtgatcTTTAATGTTTGATGACTGTGTGAAACTCGGTTTTTCTCCAATTTTGAAGCTTTTTCTTCCTTCAACTTCACTCAATTCTTCATTCTCCTTTTCTTTAATCAgctctaaaataaaagtaaaaatagttCATTTTCACTAACTTGTAAAAAAGAGAAATGTGAAATGACATGAAAGTTAAAACCGTTCAATTCTTtcgtaataaaataaaaataaaaaacaagaagGAAGGAACAGAAGGAAGACGGCTGAATATTCTCCAAAAAAATTAGAGAGcactattaaagggatagttcacccaaaaatgaaaattagccaaagatttacttaacctcaaggcatcctagctAGGCATGTCtgacattcctctttcagatgaacacattcaGAGTTATATTCCACATTGTCCTGTCTGTTCCAATCTGTATAATTACAGTGAATGGTGCTCCTGTTTCTGAATCCGAAAAAAagtatccatccatcataagaaaaatgttgattcttaaaactttataaactgtaatttcTGGTCGCTCAAGCAGGCCCGTTCTCAACAAGGCAGTCGAGCGTATGAAGTTGGActtgaaatgaaacaaaacaaaatgaaacgaAAGGTGCAATGTAAGATCTGGGGAGAAAGTGATGCACAGCggagaaagcaaaacaaaacaccggtCACGAACTTATTTAAACATCCAGGGTATGACACGAATGCACCATTTTAATCAAAACAGATAAAATGTACTTGTTCACATGGTTTCCCTGTGCTGTACACAAAACTTACTCTCATGAGACTACAGTCTTCTTTCTGGATTTTACATTACGCCTATGTCATACGCTCGACCGCCTTGTTGTGAACGCGCCTCCTTGAGTGACTGGAAGCTGGACattacggtttataaagtttaaaaatcaacatttttcttaaactgACACATTGtttcacttcagaaggcctttattaacaccCCGGAGCCATGTGGAGTAgatttatgatggatggatactttttttcagaaaaaagaaacaatgttgaatataactgaatgtgttcatctgaaagaggaatgtcagacacgcctaggatgccttgagggtgattaaatctttggctaattttcatttttgggtgaactatccctttaaaagacGTTAGTTGTAAATTTAGTCCATTggatgaatttaaatattttaaaattgggATCTTGCATTAAAACCCGCAAATAGATCAAAGTTAAGTCACGATAGACAACATTTCATTATGTTAAGGAAAAAGGTGGTAAAGACACAGAGAAAAGCTAAggcagtttttttcccccctgagGATAATTGAACAGGCAAGAGGTAATTCTAAAATAATCTAGAACCAGCTGAACAAATTAAAAGGATATAAAAAAGATAGGATATGGTTCTCGACAGAATTCTTATGTCTAAATTATTAGGTTTTAATTTTTCTCCAGAGACTTTAAAATGGATTGAGTCATATTTGTCAGGTTGCACCCAGTATGTCAGAATACAGAATTATTAAAAGTCATCCCCCAAAGTATATCCAAAGGTGTTCCCCAAGGATCTATTCTGGGTCCACTGCAAGGGAATGGAACTCTATCCCATCAACAATTAGAAGACTGAAAAGAATCATACAAATCAAgtttcatcttaaaaaatgcATGGTTACTGACAACTCAGCACTGTCAACATTAGTACTGTATTCCTAATTTTAGACTTCTCTGTACTAATTGCTCTTGATTATTAGGTTTCTCCTGTTGccatctctttctctttgtattttatttagataatttattgtgttttaatttgatttttatgtgcattcatatatttgtattttttagtattcaaaaaaaaaaagatctcttCTCTTGTTAATCTTCTTTGTTTGTTCATCTCTATCTCTGTTTCGTTTTTAGGGTGACTTTTTAACATTCTGTCAAAGGTCTACAGATAAAAAATATCCTCTTTGGCTGATTCTGGCACATTTACAGCCCTGTTGATTAATGTGGATTGCCCCTGTAAAcaaatgaactaaaaaaaaaaggaataaacaccaacctgtttgttcttcagtatcttcagtgtgtttgattctgcagggttctggatctctcatcttctctctgtcctctttaataaactcagtcTTTGCAGATTTCAGCTCTTCCTGTTGCTCTGATGCTCTGATGCTAGTCTTCACTTGTAAACTGATGGGAATCTTTCAACATTTATTGGTGAATTACTGTGGGCGGATCTTCACTGATGATGATGTAATTACTGTGGGAGGAGCTGATCTGCcaaaagcaaaaatatatagGTTTTCAATTTATCAGTTACTGGTTCAAAGTCCAAATGTCAAATTTTAGTGTCTGCaacaaattacaatttacaaaagtgattttatatactTAGAAAACCAATTAAATGCAAGTGtctatattttaatgtttcaaataacttttgtaaaagcaaaatgtcaaaatataggTGAAATAATGTTGCATCGTCATTCAGCATAAcagatatataaaaatgaaacaacataGTTATCCTGacatgtaattattaaaatattgtcaccttggaattataagggtctatctgacatttttgtcaaaattggGTTATTCTGtgacaaaatatttcacattctgTGATGTTTCATTTGTAAGCAGTGTACATTTTGGGccatttttttagaaaacaaaaagggtTCTATCTACAGAAGTCTATGGAACGTAAATACGTTGAAGCTCAATATCTCAGAACTGCTCAGAATGCAGATAGagccttataattccaaggtaGCGATATGTAaaagacaaaattattattttattatattttatat is a window from the Onychostoma macrolepis isolate SWU-2019 chromosome 03, ASM1243209v1, whole genome shotgun sequence genome containing:
- the LOC131536708 gene encoding uncharacterized protein LOC131536708, coding for MVIYTSLAQYFLPLPHRHRRSKLTMASPVKAQKVEDCAVEGYLHSVSPARNSKKNNKYFTAVIQRGRHEYHQVVSFSLDKLTAFSQASKNGTAVKLKNLRRSLSFSDPDGFDVICSKTTTLDVVTVPFSCIAPSGSARTDVAAMKALGPRQNVDELEGKVLPRAAVRGVPMIPTTALLPRLCTVWSPGFKSEPGISLCSKRHFCQLHYPQM
- the LOC131536702 gene encoding gastrula zinc finger protein XlCGF8.2DB-like, coding for MRDPEPCRIKHTEDTEEQTELIKEKENEELSEVEGRKSFKIGEKPSFTQSSNIKDHMNIHTGEKPYKCSQCSKRFSHSGDLKRHERIHTGEKPFTCDQCGKSFTIKGNLKDHMNIHTREKLYTCDQCDKTFLWASYLKKHLRVHTKEKPHSCYLCGKSFSCLQYLEVHQKTHTGVREYMCFECEKTFTSANCLKQHQRIHTGEKPYKCSHCDKRFSQSANLKTHTRIHTREKQYTCDQCGKSFSLKGNLKGHMRVHTGEKPFTCDQCGRSFTQSANLKAHMKIHTGEKLYSCDQCGKSFTVKGSLKEFIIFNLYLID